Proteins encoded within one genomic window of Rhododendron vialii isolate Sample 1 chromosome 1a, ASM3025357v1:
- the LOC131308013 gene encoding pentatricopeptide repeat-containing protein At5g57250, mitochondrial, whose product MFFSKTKPFSSLSSSHRPNPPDAPSLQTLLKSGFSPTLKDFNRFLLFLSQSGKFKPLIHFFSQMSSHHIKGNPHTHSIFTRALLRDHQYGQAHQFIKTHMAKSSVSRRNRLWDRLIQGLCINKKDPEKAFLVLQDCLSVDGTLPSSFTFCILIHSFSSKGMMGSAIEVLEMMTEEKTKYPLDNFVCSSLISGFCMIGKPELAVEFFENAESSGGLQPNCVTYTALVNAYCRLGRFVEVSSLVTRMEKEGINFDVVLYSSLIHGYFMEGDLLGALWKHREMVDILIDLDTVGYTILVDGFSKEVNVVKAVGFLNRMKRDGCPPNLVTYTAVMLGFCRIGKLEEASAVLKMVEDLGIKVDEFMYATLIDGAGRIGDFDCVFSLLDNMEKNGVNPSIVTYNTVINGLCKAGRTVDADEYSKGVVGDIWTYSTLLHGYIEEENVMGMYETKRRLEAADVCLDVIMCNILIKALFMMGSIEDALALYKGMPEMNLVADSVTYCTMIDGYCRVGRIGEALEIFDEFRATSVSSVACYNCIIHGLCRNGMATVALEVLIELHEKGFSSDMGINMMLIKAIFAEKSEGGVFNLIYRIENISEIFTTICNDAICFLCKRGFFLAACDVHMLLQRKGSVVENKSYYSIMKALRGYGKSWSNRPLLNTLVKRFGIIEPRVCKILLDYLCIKDVDNALTFLDAVKDKAFTTTFHVHVLRTLTRDGRALDAYKLIVGGELNLPTMNVVDYSKVVDSLCKGGHMDKALDLCSFAKRKGIALSIITYNSVINGLCRHGCFIEAFRLFNSLEKIDVFPSEITYATLVDSLSKEGYLLDARKLFDSMVLKGLNPNTHVYNSLIDIYCKQGQIEEALKLLLEMEVRQLKPDRFTVCFMINGYCRKGDLEGALELFFEFKRQGVLPDFLGFMYLIRGLCAKGRMEECRTILTQMLQTQSIVELLKIAETEVGTESIESFLVSLCDQGNVQEATVILNEVASMFFPAARMLDANDGSEKLTELCDGRDIVTVQSESLFSPRESDEKFGVSNVGSLENVMRVHGNLGNESLLPDFRSYYALIASLCSRGELGKANKLAKMLSGSRVR is encoded by the coding sequence aTGTTCTTCTCCAAGACCAAACCATTTtcgtctctctcttcttctcacCGTCCCAATCCACCCGACGCTCCAAGCTTGCAAACTCTCCTAAAAAGTGGCTTCAGCCCAACCCTCAAAGACTTCAACCGattcctcctctttctctcccaaTCTGGCAAATTCAAGCCCCTCATTCACTTCTTCTCTCAGATGAGCTCCCACCACATCAAAGGCAATCCTCATACCCACTCCATCTTCACCAGGGCTCTCCTCAGGGACCACCAATATGGACAAGCACATCAATTCATCAAGACCCACATGGCCAAATCATCCGTGTCGCGGAGAAATCGATTGTGGGACCGTTTGATCCAAGGCCTCTGTATAAACAAAAAAGACCCAGAAAAGGCATTCTTGGTGTTGCAAGATTGCTTAAGTGTTGATGGTACACTGCcttcttcttttactttttgcatACTGATTCATAGTTTTAGCTCTAAAGGGATGATGGGTAGCGCAATTGAAGTGTTGGAGATGATGACAGAGGAGAAAACCAAATACCCACTTGATAATTTTGTTTGTAGTTCATTGATTTCTGGGTTTTGTATGATTGGAAAACCTGAACTTGCAGTTGAATTTTTTGAGAATGCTGAGAGTTCGGGTGGGTTACAGCCTAATTGCGTGACCTATACAGCGCTTGTGAATGCTTACTGTAGATTGGGCAGATTTGTGGAGGTCAGTAGTTTAGTTACTAGGATGGAGAAGGAAGGAATAAATTTCGATGTTGTGTTGTATAGTAGTTTGATTCATGGGTATTTTATGGAAGGAGACCTTTTGGGGGCATTGTGGAAGCATAGAGAGATGGTGGATATACTAATAGACTTGGATACCGTTGGCTATACTATACTTGTAGATGGATTTTCAAAGGAAGTAAACGTGGTGAAGGCAGTGGGGTTTTTAAACAGAATGAAAAGGGATGGATGTCCACCCAATTTGGTTACCTATACAGCGGTCATGTTGGGATTTTGCAGAATAGGGAAACTGGAGGAGGCTTCTGCAGTGCTTAAGATGGTTGAAGACTTGGGCATTAAAGTTGATGAATTCATGTATGCGACTTTAATTGACGGAGCCGGTCGGATTGGTGATTTTGATTGTGTATTTAGTCTGTTAGACAACATGGAGAAGAATGGTGTTAATCCGAGTATTGTTACATACAATACCGTGATTAATGGGTTGTGCAAAGCTGGGAGAACAGTTGATGCGGATGAGTACTCAAAGGGCGTAGTTGGAGATATTTGGACATACAGCACGTTGTTACACGGGTACATTGAAGAAGAGAATGTCATGGGGATGTATGAAACAAAGAGGAGATTGGAAGCAGCTGACGTGTGTTTGGATGTTATTATGTGTAATATCCTTATCAAAGCACTATTTATGATGGGATCGATTGAGGATGCTCTTGCGCTTTATAAAGGGATGCCAGAAATGAACTTGGTTGCAGATTCTGTTACTTATTGCACCATGATTGATGGATACTGTAGAGTTGGTAGGATTGGTGAGGCTCTTGAAATATTTGACGAGTTTAGGGCGACGTCAGTTTCTTCAGTTGCATGTTACAATTGTATTATTCATGGGCTCTGCAGGAATGGAATGGCGACTGTGGCGTTGGAGGTACTTATAGAACTTCATGAGAAAGGTTTTTCTTCAGATATGGGTATCAATATGATGTTGATCAAGGCAATTTTTGCAGAAAAAAGTGAAGGAGGAgtgtttaatttaatttacaGAATAGAGAACATAAGTGAAATTTTTACGACCATATGTAATGATGCTATTTGTTTTCTGTGCAAGAGAGGTTTCTTTCTTGCTGCCTGTGATGTGCACATGTTATTGCAGAGGAAAGGGTCAGTTGTCGAAAACAAGTCCTACTATTCAATCATGAAGGCACTTAGGGGATATGGAAAAAGTTGGTCAAATCGCCCTCTTTTAAATACCTTGGTAAAAAGGTTTGGCATAATTGAACCAAGGGTATGCAAGATTCTATTGGATTACCTGTGCATAAAAGATGTTGACAATGCTCTTACGTTTCTTGATGCAGTGAAAGACAAAGCATTTACCACAACCTTCCATGTTCATGTTCTTAGGACACTTACTAGGGATGGAAGGGCTTTGGATGCATATAAACTTATCGTTGGCGGAGAACTGAATCTACCCACTATGAATGTGGTTGATTATTCCAAGGTGGTTGACAGCCTTTGCAAGGGAGGACATATGGATAAGGCCTTAGATCTTTGTtcttttgcaaaaagaaaagggatTGCCCTTAGCATCATCACGTATAACTCAGTTATAAATGGATTGTGCCGCCATGGATGTTTCATTGAAGCATTTAGACTATTCAATTCGTTGGAGAAAATTGACGTGTTTCCTTCAGAAATCACATATGCTACACTGGTCGACAGTCTATCTAAGGAAGGGTATTTGCTAGATGCCAGGAAGTTATTTGACAGTATGGTCCTCAAGGGCTTGAATCCGAATACACATGTTTACAACTCATTGATTGATATATATTGCAAGCAAGGTCAAATTGAGGAAGCCTTGAAGCTTCTCCTTGAAATGGAGGTAAGGCAGCTTAAGCCTGACAGATTTACTGTTTGTTTTATGATTAATGGCTATTGCCGAAAAGGTGATTTGGAAGGTGctcttgaattattttttgaattcaaaaggCAAGGCGTGTTACCTGATTTCTTGGGTTTCATGTATTTAATAAGAGGTCTATGTGCTAAGGGAAGGATGGAAGAGTGCCGAACTATATTAACACAGATGCTTCAGACTCAATCTATTGTGGAATTGTTGAAGATAGCTGAAACTGAGGTTGGAACGGAGTCCATTGAAAGTTTTCTTGTCTCTTTATGTGACCAAGGAAACGTCCAAGAAGCCACTGTGATCCTCAATGAAGTTGCATCTATGTTTTTCCCTGCTGCGAGGATGCTTGATGCTAATGATGGATCAGAAAAGCTGACAGAGCTTTGTGATGGGAGAGATATTGTTACAGTTCAATCTGAGTCTTTATTCTCCCCTCGTGAATCTGATGAGAAATTTGGAGTAAGCAATGTGGGGTCACTAGAGAATGTAATGAGAGTACATGGTAATCTAGGGAACGAATCTCTATTGCCTGACTTTAGGTCTTATTATGCCCTAATTGCTTCTCTCTGTTCAAGAGGTGAGTTGGGGAAAGCTAATAAACTGGCAAAAATGCTTTCTGGTTCACGAGTTCGTTAG